CGACCATCCCTATGTTGGAATTTGGGAAGATGCGCGTATACGCCTCAAGCGCCTCCTTCGCTTTACCGGCGACGCCTTTGGTGAACATGAGCAGAGGCGTGATCTTTTGCTTCACGTCGTGATCGTCGCTCCAGGAAAGTTGCCATGAAAGTCCGTACCTGTCCTCCAGCCATCCGTATTTCTTCGCCCACGGGTAGGTATCATACGGCATCAGCGCTTTGCCGCCGTCAATCAGTTTGTTCCACACCGCCTTAATCTCCGCTTCGGTATCGAACACCACAAACATGGAGATCGACGGGTTGAATTTGAAAAACGGCCCCGCGCTGATGGCCATGAATGGTTGTCCGTGCAGGTCGAACCGGACAATATCGCAATCGCCCGAGGGCGTATCGGTGATCGTTGATACGCTCTTGACTTTTGAGCTCGGAAAAAGCGTCGCATAGAAAGCAGTAGCTTCCTTGGCTTCTTTGTCGAACCAGAGATGCACGAGTATGTTATCCATGGTAGTATCTCCTGAGAAAAAAGTCAGATGCAGAGAGTTGTCAACGCCCTCCGCCAAATCCGTAAACCCGGCAGGGAGCCGTCAAGTTCCTGCTTTCCAATATAACAAATCATGCAATATTGCGATGAAGAAGTTTCAATTCACCGCTCGAATCGCTATCTTGGAAGACTTTTCAGAGGCATATGACAGATCGGACCATTCGCGTCGGGCATAGTCCGGACCCCGATGACGCATTCATGTTCTACGGACTCTCAAGCGGCAAGGTAAAACTCGAAGGCATCCGGATCGAGCACCTTCTCGAGGACATTCAATCCCTCAACGAGCGCGCGAAGAGGGCGGAGCTTGAAGTCACGGCAATCTCCGCGCATGCATTCCCGCATGTAGCCGATCGGTACTGGATCATGCGGACGGGAGCGAGCATGGGTGAAGGATATGGTCCGGTGATTATCTCCAGAAAGTATAAGCATCTCGATGAACTGAAAGGGAAGAAGGTCGGGACACCTGGACCGTTGACGACGGCGACCTTGCTATTCAAAATCTTTACCGATGGAATTGCAAACATCGACATGCCGTTCGACCGGATCATGGGGGCTGTCGATGACGGCGAAATCGATGCCGGGCTCTTGATTCATGAAGGCCAGATTACCTATCAATCACTCGGATATAATAAGATCCTGGATTTCGGAGAGCTATGGGAGAAGGAGGCGGCCGGGTTGCCGCTGCCACTCGGGTTGGATGTCGTCCGCAGCGACCTCGGAGAGAAGCTTGCGGCGAAGTTATCGAACGGATTGCAGGCAAGCATCGCCTACGGGTATGCCCACCAGAACGAATCGATTCCCTATGCGCTCCAGTGGGGGAGAGGGATCGACCGGAAACTGGGTGAGAAGTTTGTAAAGATGTACGTCAGCGATCTAACCGTTGACATGGGGGACAAGGGAAAGCGGGCGCTCGAACTACTCTATAAGATGGCGAACGAGAAGGGTCTGATCCCCCGTGTTCCGGAGGTTGTGTTGTACTGATCACCTCGCGTACTCCGAGATCTTGTCCCGGAGGAACCGATTCAATTTGTTTTGCTCCACGCCGAACACGTCTTTCATCGCCCTGTAAAAATCCTGCTCCTCCCCTCCGTATCCGAAAAGCTTCCTGAGCAGTTCCAGCCCGCCCTTTTCCTCTGCCATTTTGCAGATCAATCCCCCGACCACGTAGACGGTGCCGGTGGCGAAGTCTATATTATTGAGCGAAAGGAGATCCGCACCGGGGTGATCCTGGAGATATGATTTGGTTCGCCGGATATGCCAGTCGAGGTCGTGCCCCCGGCTTCCGCCAAGGAGAGCGGCGTATCCTTCGCTGAAGTACGGATTTGCTCCGGGAAACCGGGGATTGATGTAGATGTGAACAAACTCATGCGGATACCATTCGTTCGACCCACCGGCAAATACCAGATGATTTTGAATCTGCGTATAGCCCCCAGGGCGAGGAATGTTTCCCGACGTCATCACATAGTCGATCCCGATCGCTTTGTAGACGCTGTCCACCGTTCCTGCGAAATAGTAATCGACCGGAATAGGTTCGATCTTCCAGAGAGTTCGTATCGAATCGACAAACTTGTTCATGTGCTCGGCCAGCGGTAGGTTGAACGTGTGCCCCGGCGGGAAATGAAACGTGATACTCCCGACGGTTTCTTTTCCCCACCCGGCGGTATTATCAGTGAGCATGTTGCCCAATTT
This sequence is a window from Bacteroidota bacterium. Protein-coding genes within it:
- a CDS encoding MqnA/MqnD/SBP family protein — its product is MTDRTIRVGHSPDPDDAFMFYGLSSGKVKLEGIRIEHLLEDIQSLNERAKRAELEVTAISAHAFPHVADRYWIMRTGASMGEGYGPVIISRKYKHLDELKGKKVGTPGPLTTATLLFKIFTDGIANIDMPFDRIMGAVDDGEIDAGLLIHEGQITYQSLGYNKILDFGELWEKEAAGLPLPLGLDVVRSDLGEKLAAKLSNGLQASIAYGYAHQNESIPYALQWGRGIDRKLGEKFVKMYVSDLTVDMGDKGKRALELLYKMANEKGLIPRVPEVVLY
- a CDS encoding VOC family protein → MDNILVHLWFDKEAKEATAFYATLFPSSKVKSVSTITDTPSGDCDIVRFDLHGQPFMAISAGPFFKFNPSISMFVVFDTEAEIKAVWNKLIDGGKALMPYDTYPWAKKYGWLEDRYGLSWQLSWSDDHDVKQKITPLLMFTKGVAGKAKEALEAYTRIFPNSNIGMVVPYTKDEGDKEGFIKHSRFTLAGKLFMAMDSSGP